In one window of Canis aureus isolate CA01 chromosome 25, VMU_Caureus_v.1.0, whole genome shotgun sequence DNA:
- the C25H12orf57 gene encoding protein C10: MASAPAPPAALSAEQAKVVLAEVIQAFSAPENAVRMDEARDNACNDMGKMLQFVLPVATQIQQEVIKAYGFSCDGEGVLKFARLVKSYEAQDPEIASLSGKLKALFLPPMTLPPHGPASGGSVAAS; encoded by the exons ATGGCgtccgccccggccccgcccgcggCCCTGAGCGCCGAACAAGCCAAGG TGGTCCTGGCCGAGGTAATCCAGGCGTTCTCGGCCCCGGAGAACGCCGTGCGCATGGACGAGGCTCGGGACAACGCCTGCAACGACATGGGCAAGATGCTGCAGTTCGTGCTGCCCGTGGCCACGCAGATCCAGCAGGAGGTTATCAAGGCCTATGGCTTCAGCTGCGACGGGGAAG GTGTCCTTAAGTTTGCCCGCTTGGTCAAGTCTTACGaagcccaggatcctgagattgccAGCTTGTCGGGCAAGCTGAAGGCGCTGTTCCTGCCACCCATGACACTGCCTCCCCACGGGCCTGCTTCTGGTGGCAGTGTGGCTGCCTCCTGA
- the ATN1 gene encoding atrophin-1 isoform X2, with translation MKTRQNKDSMSMRSGRKKEAPGPREELRSRGRASPGGVSTSSSDGKAEKSRQTAKKARVEEASTPKVSKQGRSEEISESESEETNAPKKTKTEELPRPQSPSDLDSLDGRSLNDDGSSDPRDIDQDNRSTSPSIYSPGSVENDSDSSSGLSQGPARPYHPPPLFPPSPPPPDSTPRQPEPGFEPHPSVTPTGYHAPMEPPPSRMFQAPPGAPPPHPQLYSGGTGGGVLSGPPIGPKGGGAASSVGAPSGGKQHPPPTTPISISSSGAGGAPPTKPPNTSVGGGNLPSAPPPATFPHVTPNLPPPPALRPLNNASASPPGLGAQPLPGHLPSPHAMGQGMGGLPPGSEKGPTLAPSPHPLPPASSSSAPAPPMRYPYSSSGSSSAAASSSSSSSSSASQYPASQALPSYPHSFPPPTSLSVSNQPPKYTQPSLPSQAVWSQGPPPPPPYGRLLANSNAHPGPFPPSAGGQSTGHPPAPTHHHHHQQQQQQPPPQSQQQQPQQQQQQQQQQQQHHGSSGPPPPGAYPHPLESSSSHHAHPYAMSPSLGSLRPYPPGPAHLPPPHGQVSYSQAGPNGPPASSSSSNASSSSSSQGSYPCSHPSPSQGPQGAPYPFPPVPPVTTSSATLSTVIATVASSPAGYKTASPPGPPPYGKRAPSPGAYKTATPPGYKPGSPPSFRTGTPPGYRGASPPAGPGTFKPGSPTVGQGPLPPAGPAGLSSLPPPPAAPASGPPLNATQIKQEPAEEYETPESPVPPARSPSPPPKVVDVPSHASQSARFNKHLDRGFNSCARSDLYFVPLEGSKLAKKRADLVEKVRREAEQRAREEKEREREREREKEREREKERELERSVKLAQEGRAPVECPSLGPVPHRPPFEPGSAVATVPPYLGPDTPALRTLSEYARPHVMSPGNRNHPFYVPLGAVDPGLLGYNVPALYSSDPAAREREREARERDLRDRLKPGFEVKPSELEPLHGVPGPGLDPFPRHGGLALQPGPPGLHPFPFHPSLGPLERERLALAAGPALRPDMSYAERLAAERQHAERVAALGNDPLARLQMLNVTPHHHQHSHIHSHLHLHQQDAIHAAAPYRDLPASLSAPMSAAHQLQAMHAQSAELQRLALEQQQWLHAHHPLHSVPLPAQEDYYSHLKKESDKPL, from the exons GGAGTGGACGGAAGAAAGAGGCCCCTGGGCCCCGGGAAGAACTGAGATCGAGGGGCCGGGCCTCCCCTGGAGGGGTCAGCACGTCCAGCAGTGATGGCAAAGCCGAGAAGTCTAGGCAGACAGCCAAG AAGGCCCGTGTGGAAGAAGCCTCCACCCCAAAGGTCAGCAAGCAGGGCCGGAGCGAGGAGATCTCAGAGAGCGAAAGTGAGGAGACCAATGCACCAAAAAAGACCAAAACTGAG GAGCTCCCTCGGCCACAGTCTCCCTCCGATCTGGATAGTTTAGATGGGCGGAGCCTCAATGATGATGGCAGCAGTGACCCTAGGGATATTGACCAGGATAACCGAAGCACGTCTCCTAGCATCTACAGCCCTGGAAGCGTGGAGAATGACTCCGACTCATCTTCTGGCCTTTCCCAGGGCCCAGCCCGCCCCTACCACCCACCTccactctttcctccctcccccccgccgCCAGACAGTACCCCCCGACAGCCAGAGCCTGGTTTTGAACCCCATCCTTCTGTGACACCCACTGGATATCATGCTCCCATGGAGCCCCCCCCATCTCGAATGTTccaggctcctcctggggcccctccccctcatcCACAGCTCTACTCTGGGGGCACTGGTGGAGGAGTTTTGTCTGGACCTCCAATAGGTCCCAAGGGAGGAGGAGCTGCCTCTTCAGTGGGGGCTCCTAGTGGGGGCAAacagcaccccccacccaccacccccattTCCATATCAAGCTCTGGGGCTGGTGGTGCTCCCCCAACAAAACCACCTAACACTTCAGTGGGTGGTGGAAACCTACCGTCTGCTCCACCACCAGCCACCTTCCCCCATGTGACACCAAACCTGCCTCCTCCACCTGCTCTGAGACCCCTTAACAATGCTTCAGCCTCTCCTCCTGGCCTGGGGGCCCAGCCACTACCCGGGCATCTGCCCTCTCCCCATGCCATGGGGCAGGGTATGGGTGGACTTCCTCCTGGCTCAGAGAAGGGCCCCACTCTTGCTCCCTCACCCCATCCTCTGccacctgcttcctcctcttctgccccAGCCCCCCCAATGAGGTATCCATATTCGTCCTCTGGTAGTAGCTCGGCAGCAGCCTCCTCTTCcagttcttcctcttcctctgcctcccagtACCCAGCTTCCCAGGCATTGCCCAGTTATCCCCACTCCTTCCCTCCTCCGACGAGCCTGTCTGTCTCTAATCAGCCACCTAAGTATACTCAGCCTTCCCTTCCATCCCAGGCTGTGTGGAGCCAGggtccccccccacctcctccctatGGCCGTCTCTTAGCCAACAGCAATGCTCACCCAggccccttccctccttctgctgGAGGCCAATCCACAGGCCACCCACCAGCCCCAacacaccaccatcaccaccagcaacagcagcagcagccgccgccgcagtcgcagcagcagcagccgcagcagcagcagcagcagcagcagcaacagcaacagcATCATGGGAGCTctgggccccctccccctggAGCATATCCCCACCCCCTGGAGAGCAGTAGCTCCCATCATGCCCATCCCTATGCCATGTCTCCCTCCCTGGGGTCTCTGAGGCCCTACCCGCCAGGGCCAGCacacctgcccccacctcacGGCCAGGTGTCCTACAGCCAAGCAGGCCCTAATGGgccccctgcctcttcctcttcttccaacgcctcctcctcctcttcctctcaagGATCCTACCCTTGTTCgcacccctccccttcccagggcccccagggagcTCCCTACCCCTTCCCACCGGTGCCTCCGGTCACCACCTCCTCGGCTACGCTTTCCACGGTCATTGCCACAGTGGCTTCCTCGCCAGCAGGCTACAAAACagcttccccacctgggcccccGCCGTATGGAAAGAGAGCCCCGTCCCCAGGGGCCTACAAGACCGCCACCCCACCGGGGTACAAGCCGGGGTCACCTCCCTCCTTCCGAACGGGAACCCCACCCGGCTACCGAGGCGCCTCGCCGCCCGCGGGCCCAGGGACCTTCAAGCCGGGCTCGCCTACCGTGGGGCAGGGCCCCTTGCCACCTGCCGGGCCTGCAGGCCTGTCATCCCTGCCACCACCGCCTGCAGCCCCCGCCTCGGGGCCGCCCCTGAATGCCACGCAGATCAAACAAGAGCCAGCCGAAGAGTATGAGACCCCCGAGAGCCCAGTGCCCCCGGCCCGTAGCCCCTCGCCCCCTCCCAAGGTGGTAGACGTGCCCAGCCACGCCAGCCAGTCGGCCAG GTTCAACAAGCACCTGGACCGCGGCTTTAACTCGTGCGCGCGCAGCGACCTGTACTTCGTGCCGCTGGAGGGCTCCAAGCTGGCCAAGAAGCGGGCCGACCTGGTGGAGAAGGTGCGGCGCGAGGCCGAGCAGCGCGCGCGCGAAGAGAAGGAGCGCGAGCGCGAGCGGGAGCGCGAGAAGGAGCGCGAGCGCGAGAAGGAGCGCGAGCTGGAACGCAGCGTG AAGTTGGCTCAGGAGGGCCGGGCGCCAGTGGAGTGCCCATCTCTCGGCCCGGTGCCCCATCGCCCTCCATTTGAGCCGGGCAGTGCCGTAGCCACGGTGCCCCCCTACCTGGGTCCTGACACTCCGGCCCTGCGCACGCTCAGTGAATACGCCCGGCCCCACGTCATGTCTCCTGGCAATCGCAACCATCCTTTCTACGTGCCCCTAGGGGCAGTGGACCCGGGGCTCCTGGGTTACAATGTCCCGGCCTTGTACAGCAGTGACCCAGCAGCCCGGGAGAGGGAGCGGGAAGCCCGTGAACGAGACCTCCGTGACCGCCTCAAGCCTGGCTTCGAAGTGAAGCCCAGTGAGCTGGAACCCCTGCATGGGGTCCCTGGGCCAGGCCTGGATCCCTTCCCCCGACACGGGGGCCTGGCTCTGCAGCCTGGCCCACCTGGCCTGCACCCTTTCCCCTTTCATCCGAGTCTGGGGCCCCTGGAGAGAGAACGTCTGGCGCTGGCAGCTGGGCCAGCCCTGCGGCCTGACATGTCCTACGCCGAGCGTTTGGCAGCTGAGAGGCAGCATGCAGAAAGGGTGGCAGCTCTGGGCAATGACCCACTGGCCCGGCTGCAGATGCTCAATGTGACCCCCCATCACCACCAGCACTCCCACATCCACTCCCACCTGCACCTCCACCAGCAGGATGCCATCCATGCAG CTGCTCCTTACCGGGACCTGccagcctccctctctgccccgATGTCAGCAGCTCACCAGCTGCAGGCCATGCACGCGCAGTCTGCTGAGCTGCAGCGCCTCGCGCTGGAGCAGCAGCAGTGGCTGCACGCTCATCACCCACTGCACAGTGTGCCGCTACCTGCCCAGGAAGACTATTACAG TCACCTGAAGAAGGAAAGTGACAAACCACTGTAG
- the ATN1 gene encoding atrophin-1 isoform X1 codes for MKTRQNKDSMSMRSGRKKEAPGPREELRSRGRASPGGVSTSSSDGKAEKSRQTAKKARVEEASTPKVSKQGRSEEISESESEETNAPKKTKTEELPRPQSPSDLDSLDGRSLNDDGSSDPRDIDQDNRSTSPSIYSPGSVENDSDSSSGLSQGPARPYHPPPLFPPSPPPPDSTPRQPEPGFEPHPSVTPTGYHAPMEPPPSRMFQAPPGAPPPHPQLYSGGTGGGVLSGPPIGPKGGGAASSVGAPSGGKQHPPPTTPISISSSGAGGAPPTKPPNTSVGGGNLPSAPPPATFPHVTPNLPPPPALRPLNNASASPPGLGAQPLPGHLPSPHAMGQGMGGLPPGSEKGPTLAPSPHPLPPASSSSAPAPPMRYPYSSSGSSSAAASSSSSSSSSASQYPASQALPSYPHSFPPPTSLSVSNQPPKYTQPSLPSQAVWSQGPPPPPPYGRLLANSNAHPGPFPPSAGGQSTGHPPAPTHHHHHQQQQQQPPPQSQQQQPQQQQQQQQQQQQHHGSSGPPPPGAYPHPLESSSSHHAHPYAMSPSLGSLRPYPPGPAHLPPPHGQVSYSQAGPNGPPASSSSSNASSSSSSQGSYPCSHPSPSQGPQGAPYPFPPVPPVTTSSATLSTVIATVASSPAGYKTASPPGPPPYGKRAPSPGAYKTATPPGYKPGSPPSFRTGTPPGYRGASPPAGPGTFKPGSPTVGQGPLPPAGPAGLSSLPPPPAAPASGPPLNATQIKQEPAEEYETPESPVPPARSPSPPPKVVDVPSHASQSARFNKHLDRGFNSCARSDLYFVPLEGSKLAKKRADLVEKVRREAEQRAREEKEREREREREKEREREKERELERSVKLAQEGRAPVECPSLGPVPHRPPFEPGSAVATVPPYLGPDTPALRTLSEYARPHVMSPGNRNHPFYVPLGAVDPGLLGYNVPALYSSDPAAREREREARERDLRDRLKPGFEVKPSELEPLHGVPGPGLDPFPRHGGLALQPGPPGLHPFPFHPSLGPLERERLALAAGPALRPDMSYAERLAAERQHAERVAALGNDPLARLQMLNVTPHHHQHSHIHSHLHLHQQDAIHAASASVHPLIDPLASGSHLTRIPYPAGTLPNPLLPHPLHENEVLRHQLFAAPYRDLPASLSAPMSAAHQLQAMHAQSAELQRLALEQQQWLHAHHPLHSVPLPAQEDYYSHLKKESDKPL; via the exons GGAGTGGACGGAAGAAAGAGGCCCCTGGGCCCCGGGAAGAACTGAGATCGAGGGGCCGGGCCTCCCCTGGAGGGGTCAGCACGTCCAGCAGTGATGGCAAAGCCGAGAAGTCTAGGCAGACAGCCAAG AAGGCCCGTGTGGAAGAAGCCTCCACCCCAAAGGTCAGCAAGCAGGGCCGGAGCGAGGAGATCTCAGAGAGCGAAAGTGAGGAGACCAATGCACCAAAAAAGACCAAAACTGAG GAGCTCCCTCGGCCACAGTCTCCCTCCGATCTGGATAGTTTAGATGGGCGGAGCCTCAATGATGATGGCAGCAGTGACCCTAGGGATATTGACCAGGATAACCGAAGCACGTCTCCTAGCATCTACAGCCCTGGAAGCGTGGAGAATGACTCCGACTCATCTTCTGGCCTTTCCCAGGGCCCAGCCCGCCCCTACCACCCACCTccactctttcctccctcccccccgccgCCAGACAGTACCCCCCGACAGCCAGAGCCTGGTTTTGAACCCCATCCTTCTGTGACACCCACTGGATATCATGCTCCCATGGAGCCCCCCCCATCTCGAATGTTccaggctcctcctggggcccctccccctcatcCACAGCTCTACTCTGGGGGCACTGGTGGAGGAGTTTTGTCTGGACCTCCAATAGGTCCCAAGGGAGGAGGAGCTGCCTCTTCAGTGGGGGCTCCTAGTGGGGGCAAacagcaccccccacccaccacccccattTCCATATCAAGCTCTGGGGCTGGTGGTGCTCCCCCAACAAAACCACCTAACACTTCAGTGGGTGGTGGAAACCTACCGTCTGCTCCACCACCAGCCACCTTCCCCCATGTGACACCAAACCTGCCTCCTCCACCTGCTCTGAGACCCCTTAACAATGCTTCAGCCTCTCCTCCTGGCCTGGGGGCCCAGCCACTACCCGGGCATCTGCCCTCTCCCCATGCCATGGGGCAGGGTATGGGTGGACTTCCTCCTGGCTCAGAGAAGGGCCCCACTCTTGCTCCCTCACCCCATCCTCTGccacctgcttcctcctcttctgccccAGCCCCCCCAATGAGGTATCCATATTCGTCCTCTGGTAGTAGCTCGGCAGCAGCCTCCTCTTCcagttcttcctcttcctctgcctcccagtACCCAGCTTCCCAGGCATTGCCCAGTTATCCCCACTCCTTCCCTCCTCCGACGAGCCTGTCTGTCTCTAATCAGCCACCTAAGTATACTCAGCCTTCCCTTCCATCCCAGGCTGTGTGGAGCCAGggtccccccccacctcctccctatGGCCGTCTCTTAGCCAACAGCAATGCTCACCCAggccccttccctccttctgctgGAGGCCAATCCACAGGCCACCCACCAGCCCCAacacaccaccatcaccaccagcaacagcagcagcagccgccgccgcagtcgcagcagcagcagccgcagcagcagcagcagcagcagcagcaacagcaacagcATCATGGGAGCTctgggccccctccccctggAGCATATCCCCACCCCCTGGAGAGCAGTAGCTCCCATCATGCCCATCCCTATGCCATGTCTCCCTCCCTGGGGTCTCTGAGGCCCTACCCGCCAGGGCCAGCacacctgcccccacctcacGGCCAGGTGTCCTACAGCCAAGCAGGCCCTAATGGgccccctgcctcttcctcttcttccaacgcctcctcctcctcttcctctcaagGATCCTACCCTTGTTCgcacccctccccttcccagggcccccagggagcTCCCTACCCCTTCCCACCGGTGCCTCCGGTCACCACCTCCTCGGCTACGCTTTCCACGGTCATTGCCACAGTGGCTTCCTCGCCAGCAGGCTACAAAACagcttccccacctgggcccccGCCGTATGGAAAGAGAGCCCCGTCCCCAGGGGCCTACAAGACCGCCACCCCACCGGGGTACAAGCCGGGGTCACCTCCCTCCTTCCGAACGGGAACCCCACCCGGCTACCGAGGCGCCTCGCCGCCCGCGGGCCCAGGGACCTTCAAGCCGGGCTCGCCTACCGTGGGGCAGGGCCCCTTGCCACCTGCCGGGCCTGCAGGCCTGTCATCCCTGCCACCACCGCCTGCAGCCCCCGCCTCGGGGCCGCCCCTGAATGCCACGCAGATCAAACAAGAGCCAGCCGAAGAGTATGAGACCCCCGAGAGCCCAGTGCCCCCGGCCCGTAGCCCCTCGCCCCCTCCCAAGGTGGTAGACGTGCCCAGCCACGCCAGCCAGTCGGCCAG GTTCAACAAGCACCTGGACCGCGGCTTTAACTCGTGCGCGCGCAGCGACCTGTACTTCGTGCCGCTGGAGGGCTCCAAGCTGGCCAAGAAGCGGGCCGACCTGGTGGAGAAGGTGCGGCGCGAGGCCGAGCAGCGCGCGCGCGAAGAGAAGGAGCGCGAGCGCGAGCGGGAGCGCGAGAAGGAGCGCGAGCGCGAGAAGGAGCGCGAGCTGGAACGCAGCGTG AAGTTGGCTCAGGAGGGCCGGGCGCCAGTGGAGTGCCCATCTCTCGGCCCGGTGCCCCATCGCCCTCCATTTGAGCCGGGCAGTGCCGTAGCCACGGTGCCCCCCTACCTGGGTCCTGACACTCCGGCCCTGCGCACGCTCAGTGAATACGCCCGGCCCCACGTCATGTCTCCTGGCAATCGCAACCATCCTTTCTACGTGCCCCTAGGGGCAGTGGACCCGGGGCTCCTGGGTTACAATGTCCCGGCCTTGTACAGCAGTGACCCAGCAGCCCGGGAGAGGGAGCGGGAAGCCCGTGAACGAGACCTCCGTGACCGCCTCAAGCCTGGCTTCGAAGTGAAGCCCAGTGAGCTGGAACCCCTGCATGGGGTCCCTGGGCCAGGCCTGGATCCCTTCCCCCGACACGGGGGCCTGGCTCTGCAGCCTGGCCCACCTGGCCTGCACCCTTTCCCCTTTCATCCGAGTCTGGGGCCCCTGGAGAGAGAACGTCTGGCGCTGGCAGCTGGGCCAGCCCTGCGGCCTGACATGTCCTACGCCGAGCGTTTGGCAGCTGAGAGGCAGCATGCAGAAAGGGTGGCAGCTCTGGGCAATGACCCACTGGCCCGGCTGCAGATGCTCAATGTGACCCCCCATCACCACCAGCACTCCCACATCCACTCCCACCTGCACCTCCACCAGCAGGATGCCATCCATGCAG CTTCTGCCTCTGTGCACCCTCTCATTGACCCCCTGGCCTCAGGGTCTCACCTTACCCGGATCCCCTACCCAGCTGGGaccctccccaacccccttcttcctcaccctctgcacGAGAACGAAGTTCTTCGTCACCAGCTCTTTG CTGCTCCTTACCGGGACCTGccagcctccctctctgccccgATGTCAGCAGCTCACCAGCTGCAGGCCATGCACGCGCAGTCTGCTGAGCTGCAGCGCCTCGCGCTGGAGCAGCAGCAGTGGCTGCACGCTCATCACCCACTGCACAGTGTGCCGCTACCTGCCCAGGAAGACTATTACAG TCACCTGAAGAAGGAAAGTGACAAACCACTGTAG
- the ATN1 gene encoding atrophin-1 isoform X3 has product MKTRQNKDSMSMRSGRKKEAPGPREELRSRGRASPGGVSTSSSDGKAEKSRQTAKKARVEEASTPKVSKQGRSEEISESESEETNAPKKTKTEQELPRPQSPSDLDSLDGRSLNDDGSSDPRDIDQDNRSTSPSIYSPGSVENDSDSSSGLSQGPARPYHPPPLFPPSPPPPDSTPRQPEPGFEPHPSVTPTGYHAPMEPPPSRMFQAPPGAPPPHPQLYSGGTGGGVLSGPPIGPKGGGAASSVGAPSGGKQHPPPTTPISISSSGAGGAPPTKPPNTSVGGGNLPSAPPPATFPHVTPNLPPPPALRPLNNASASPPGLGAQPLPGHLPSPHAMGQGMGGLPPGSEKGPTLAPSPHPLPPASSSSAPAPPMRYPYSSSGSSSAAASSSSSSSSSASQYPASQALPSYPHSFPPPTSLSVSNQPPKYTQPSLPSQAVWSQGPPPPPPYGRLLANSNAHPGPFPPSAGGQSTGHPPAPTHHHHHQQQQQQPPPQSQQQQPQQQQQQQQQQQQHHGSSGPPPPGAYPHPLESSSSHHAHPYAMSPSLGSLRPYPPGPAHLPPPHGQVSYSQAGPNGPPASSSSSNASSSSSSQGSYPCSHPSPSQGPQGAPYPFPPVPPVTTSSATLSTVIATVASSPAGYKTASPPGPPPYGKRAPSPGAYKTATPPGYKPGSPPSFRTGTPPGYRGASPPAGPGTFKPGSPTVGQGPLPPAGPAGLSSLPPPPAAPASGPPLNATQIKQEPAEEYETPESPVPPARSPSPPPKVVDVPSHASQSARFNKHLDRGFNSCARSDLYFVPLEGSKLAKKRADLVEKVRREAEQRAREEKEREREREREKEREREKERELERSVKLAQEGRAPVECPSLGPVPHRPPFEPGSAVATVPPYLGPDTPALRTLSEYARPHVMSPGNRNHPFYVPLGAVDPGLLGYNVPALYSSDPAAREREREARERDLRDRLKPGFEVKPSELEPLHGVPGPGLDPFPRHGGLALQPGPPGLHPFPFHPSLGPLERERLALAAGPALRPDMSYAERLAAERQHAERVAALGNDPLARLQMLNVTPHHHQHSHIHSHLHLHQQDAIHAASASVHPLIDPLASGSHLTRIPYPAGTLPNPLLPHPLHENEVLRHQLFAAPYRDLPASLSAPMSAAHQLQAMHAQSAELQRLALEQQQWLHAHHPLHSVPLPAQEDYYSHLKKESDKPL; this is encoded by the exons GGAGTGGACGGAAGAAAGAGGCCCCTGGGCCCCGGGAAGAACTGAGATCGAGGGGCCGGGCCTCCCCTGGAGGGGTCAGCACGTCCAGCAGTGATGGCAAAGCCGAGAAGTCTAGGCAGACAGCCAAG AAGGCCCGTGTGGAAGAAGCCTCCACCCCAAAGGTCAGCAAGCAGGGCCGGAGCGAGGAGATCTCAGAGAGCGAAAGTGAGGAGACCAATGCACCAAAAAAGACCAAAACTGAG CAGGAGCTCCCTCGGCCACAGTCTCCCTCCGATCTGGATAGTTTAGATGGGCGGAGCCTCAATGATGATGGCAGCAGTGACCCTAGGGATATTGACCAGGATAACCGAAGCACGTCTCCTAGCATCTACAGCCCTGGAAGCGTGGAGAATGACTCCGACTCATCTTCTGGCCTTTCCCAGGGCCCAGCCCGCCCCTACCACCCACCTccactctttcctccctcccccccgccgCCAGACAGTACCCCCCGACAGCCAGAGCCTGGTTTTGAACCCCATCCTTCTGTGACACCCACTGGATATCATGCTCCCATGGAGCCCCCCCCATCTCGAATGTTccaggctcctcctggggcccctccccctcatcCACAGCTCTACTCTGGGGGCACTGGTGGAGGAGTTTTGTCTGGACCTCCAATAGGTCCCAAGGGAGGAGGAGCTGCCTCTTCAGTGGGGGCTCCTAGTGGGGGCAAacagcaccccccacccaccacccccattTCCATATCAAGCTCTGGGGCTGGTGGTGCTCCCCCAACAAAACCACCTAACACTTCAGTGGGTGGTGGAAACCTACCGTCTGCTCCACCACCAGCCACCTTCCCCCATGTGACACCAAACCTGCCTCCTCCACCTGCTCTGAGACCCCTTAACAATGCTTCAGCCTCTCCTCCTGGCCTGGGGGCCCAGCCACTACCCGGGCATCTGCCCTCTCCCCATGCCATGGGGCAGGGTATGGGTGGACTTCCTCCTGGCTCAGAGAAGGGCCCCACTCTTGCTCCCTCACCCCATCCTCTGccacctgcttcctcctcttctgccccAGCCCCCCCAATGAGGTATCCATATTCGTCCTCTGGTAGTAGCTCGGCAGCAGCCTCCTCTTCcagttcttcctcttcctctgcctcccagtACCCAGCTTCCCAGGCATTGCCCAGTTATCCCCACTCCTTCCCTCCTCCGACGAGCCTGTCTGTCTCTAATCAGCCACCTAAGTATACTCAGCCTTCCCTTCCATCCCAGGCTGTGTGGAGCCAGggtccccccccacctcctccctatGGCCGTCTCTTAGCCAACAGCAATGCTCACCCAggccccttccctccttctgctgGAGGCCAATCCACAGGCCACCCACCAGCCCCAacacaccaccatcaccaccagcaacagcagcagcagccgccgccgcagtcgcagcagcagcagccgcagcagcagcagcagcagcagcagcaacagcaacagcATCATGGGAGCTctgggccccctccccctggAGCATATCCCCACCCCCTGGAGAGCAGTAGCTCCCATCATGCCCATCCCTATGCCATGTCTCCCTCCCTGGGGTCTCTGAGGCCCTACCCGCCAGGGCCAGCacacctgcccccacctcacGGCCAGGTGTCCTACAGCCAAGCAGGCCCTAATGGgccccctgcctcttcctcttcttccaacgcctcctcctcctcttcctctcaagGATCCTACCCTTGTTCgcacccctccccttcccagggcccccagggagcTCCCTACCCCTTCCCACCGGTGCCTCCGGTCACCACCTCCTCGGCTACGCTTTCCACGGTCATTGCCACAGTGGCTTCCTCGCCAGCAGGCTACAAAACagcttccccacctgggcccccGCCGTATGGAAAGAGAGCCCCGTCCCCAGGGGCCTACAAGACCGCCACCCCACCGGGGTACAAGCCGGGGTCACCTCCCTCCTTCCGAACGGGAACCCCACCCGGCTACCGAGGCGCCTCGCCGCCCGCGGGCCCAGGGACCTTCAAGCCGGGCTCGCCTACCGTGGGGCAGGGCCCCTTGCCACCTGCCGGGCCTGCAGGCCTGTCATCCCTGCCACCACCGCCTGCAGCCCCCGCCTCGGGGCCGCCCCTGAATGCCACGCAGATCAAACAAGAGCCAGCCGAAGAGTATGAGACCCCCGAGAGCCCAGTGCCCCCGGCCCGTAGCCCCTCGCCCCCTCCCAAGGTGGTAGACGTGCCCAGCCACGCCAGCCAGTCGGCCAG GTTCAACAAGCACCTGGACCGCGGCTTTAACTCGTGCGCGCGCAGCGACCTGTACTTCGTGCCGCTGGAGGGCTCCAAGCTGGCCAAGAAGCGGGCCGACCTGGTGGAGAAGGTGCGGCGCGAGGCCGAGCAGCGCGCGCGCGAAGAGAAGGAGCGCGAGCGCGAGCGGGAGCGCGAGAAGGAGCGCGAGCGCGAGAAGGAGCGCGAGCTGGAACGCAGCGTG AAGTTGGCTCAGGAGGGCCGGGCGCCAGTGGAGTGCCCATCTCTCGGCCCGGTGCCCCATCGCCCTCCATTTGAGCCGGGCAGTGCCGTAGCCACGGTGCCCCCCTACCTGGGTCCTGACACTCCGGCCCTGCGCACGCTCAGTGAATACGCCCGGCCCCACGTCATGTCTCCTGGCAATCGCAACCATCCTTTCTACGTGCCCCTAGGGGCAGTGGACCCGGGGCTCCTGGGTTACAATGTCCCGGCCTTGTACAGCAGTGACCCAGCAGCCCGGGAGAGGGAGCGGGAAGCCCGTGAACGAGACCTCCGTGACCGCCTCAAGCCTGGCTTCGAAGTGAAGCCCAGTGAGCTGGAACCCCTGCATGGGGTCCCTGGGCCAGGCCTGGATCCCTTCCCCCGACACGGGGGCCTGGCTCTGCAGCCTGGCCCACCTGGCCTGCACCCTTTCCCCTTTCATCCGAGTCTGGGGCCCCTGGAGAGAGAACGTCTGGCGCTGGCAGCTGGGCCAGCCCTGCGGCCTGACATGTCCTACGCCGAGCGTTTGGCAGCTGAGAGGCAGCATGCAGAAAGGGTGGCAGCTCTGGGCAATGACCCACTGGCCCGGCTGCAGATGCTCAATGTGACCCCCCATCACCACCAGCACTCCCACATCCACTCCCACCTGCACCTCCACCAGCAGGATGCCATCCATGCAG CTTCTGCCTCTGTGCACCCTCTCATTGACCCCCTGGCCTCAGGGTCTCACCTTACCCGGATCCCCTACCCAGCTGGGaccctccccaacccccttcttcctcaccctctgcacGAGAACGAAGTTCTTCGTCACCAGCTCTTTG CTGCTCCTTACCGGGACCTGccagcctccctctctgccccgATGTCAGCAGCTCACCAGCTGCAGGCCATGCACGCGCAGTCTGCTGAGCTGCAGCGCCTCGCGCTGGAGCAGCAGCAGTGGCTGCACGCTCATCACCCACTGCACAGTGTGCCGCTACCTGCCCAGGAAGACTATTACAG TCACCTGAAGAAGGAAAGTGACAAACCACTGTAG